In a genomic window of Alteromonas gilva:
- the metK gene encoding methionine adenosyltransferase, with translation MAAHLFTSESVSEGHPDKIADQISDAVLDAILQQDPKARVACETYVKTGMVLVGGEITTSAWVDIEELTRQTVKDIGYTHSDMGFDAESCAVLNAIGKQSPDINQGVDRSRPEEQGAGDQGLMFGYATDETDVLMPAPITYSHRLVQRQAELRKSGKLDWLRPDAKSQVTFIYEDNKPVGIDAVVLSTQHCDSVSTSTVREAVMEEVIKPVLPAEWITAATKFHINPTGRFVIGGPMGDCGLTGRKIIVDTYGGMARHGGGAFSGKDPSKVDRSAAYAGRYVAKNIVAAGLAKRCEIQVSYAIGVAEPTSISIDTFGTSKLDEATLVALVKAHFDLRPYGLIKMLDLERPIYQATAAYGHFGREQFPWESTDKAEALRAAIG, from the coding sequence ATGGCAGCCCATTTATTTACGTCTGAGTCAGTTTCTGAAGGACACCCGGACAAAATAGCCGACCAGATTTCCGATGCTGTGCTCGATGCAATTTTACAGCAAGATCCCAAAGCACGTGTTGCCTGCGAAACGTACGTTAAAACTGGCATGGTGCTGGTTGGCGGCGAAATTACCACGTCGGCCTGGGTAGATATCGAAGAGCTTACCCGCCAAACGGTTAAAGACATCGGTTATACCCATTCCGATATGGGCTTTGATGCCGAATCCTGTGCCGTGTTGAATGCCATTGGTAAACAGTCACCAGACATTAATCAAGGTGTGGACCGCTCCCGCCCGGAAGAGCAAGGCGCTGGCGATCAGGGCTTAATGTTTGGCTACGCAACCGATGAAACTGACGTACTTATGCCTGCTCCCATTACGTACTCACATCGCTTAGTGCAGCGTCAGGCTGAGTTACGTAAATCCGGTAAGCTTGACTGGTTACGTCCGGACGCCAAAAGTCAGGTAACTTTCATTTATGAAGATAACAAACCTGTAGGTATTGATGCGGTAGTGCTCTCTACCCAGCATTGCGACTCAGTATCAACAAGCACGGTGCGCGAAGCGGTTATGGAAGAAGTGATCAAACCGGTATTGCCGGCTGAGTGGATCACAGCGGCTACCAAGTTTCACATTAACCCGACCGGTCGCTTTGTTATAGGTGGGCCAATGGGTGACTGCGGCCTGACCGGGCGTAAAATCATCGTTGATACCTATGGCGGTATGGCTCGTCATGGTGGCGGTGCCTTCTCTGGCAAGGATCCATCTAAAGTTGACCGCTCTGCTGCCTATGCCGGACGCTATGTGGCAAAGAATATCGTTGCAGCGGGCTTAGCCAAGCGCTGTGAAATTCAGGTGTCATACGCCATTGGTGTGGCAGAGCCCACCTCAATCAGTATTGATACCTTCGGTACCAGCAAGCTGGATGAAGCAACACTGGTGGCGCTGGTGAAAGCACACTTTGATCTGCGTCCTTACGGCTTAATCAAAATGCTGGATCTTGAACGACCTATCTATCAGGCCACCGCAGCCTATGGTCACTTCGGGCGTGAACAGTTCCCGTGGGAATCTACCGACAAAGCCGAAGCACTTCGCGCTGCCATTGGCTAA